Proteins encoded by one window of Haladaptatus sp. ZSTT2:
- a CDS encoding helix-turn-helix transcriptional regulator, whose protein sequence is MESALEEIEFLTLSPNRVRILSLLATEPHTRRELVAETGASQPTLSRVLSDFEERNWITRENSDYTATATGRLVANGFGELLSVIETEAKLRPVVRWLPADVLTFDLSHLAEATITMPTQVRPNAPVKRVVSLLSNASDVRIVSYAFNEQSLAVVQKRTGAGDQQFKGVFSKSAIDALADDSQLRMRLEALMATEGVEIRMTDDDLPLAATIADEAVHLFLRDDSGLVQAALDTDDAVVRTWADELFTEQWEAAEPVTLGEH, encoded by the coding sequence ATGGAATCGGCGCTCGAAGAAATCGAGTTTCTCACGCTTTCTCCAAACCGGGTCAGAATCCTCTCGTTGCTCGCGACTGAACCACACACGCGCCGCGAGTTGGTCGCAGAAACGGGTGCGTCCCAACCAACGCTCAGCCGGGTTCTGAGCGACTTCGAGGAGCGAAACTGGATTACCCGCGAGAACAGCGATTACACAGCAACGGCGACCGGCCGCCTCGTCGCAAACGGCTTCGGCGAACTGCTCTCGGTCATTGAAACTGAAGCGAAACTCCGGCCAGTCGTTCGGTGGTTGCCAGCGGACGTGCTCACCTTCGACCTGAGCCACCTCGCAGAGGCGACGATTACGATGCCAACGCAGGTGCGACCGAACGCGCCGGTCAAACGGGTTGTTTCCCTCCTTTCGAACGCGTCTGACGTGCGAATCGTCTCCTATGCGTTCAACGAACAGAGTTTGGCTGTCGTCCAGAAACGGACAGGTGCGGGCGACCAGCAGTTCAAGGGCGTGTTCTCAAAGAGCGCCATCGACGCGCTCGCAGACGACTCACAGCTTCGGATGCGCCTCGAAGCCCTCATGGCCACCGAGGGAGTCGAAATCCGGATGACCGACGACGACCTCCCGCTCGCCGCGACCATCGCAGACGAAGCGGTGCACCTCTTTTTGCGCGATGACTCAGGGCTGGTGCAGGCCGCCCTCGACACCGACGACGCAGTTGTCCGTACGTGGGCTGATGAGTTGTTCACCGAACAGTGGGAGGCGGCAGAGCCGGTCACGCTCGGCGAGCACTGA
- a CDS encoding N-acetylmuramidase domain-containing protein produces MTNGTPTLDPDEPTLADLVWEVLFDGIRGGLQLLGIENALDHIPAERTAFEPGDRTTGSASLGDTSGVIELDAQFENAVPSNLRWALDLPYRVGTAVLEADPTDLTIDLYAGKPGLHEFRLEAISGDDVIPRGLAILSVPWFANVTVTPSFDTLVADTGMDRDRLLRRTRTIADHLLRFANVRTVWQDPPFSETLPPQFRPASSSPTTGTFLVTGRTEPQSELEGAARDDLLTIELKGSHTVEVGELASGASLYVGDTPPQEGTPFETLLDEALARPRFEEELTARYLGVEIANHVLLGMGISPADDPLERLLGDLTSPDLHLADDRHIIEWHLFGVLIHAPEAFPQEVSYLDRVRTARERDGLPLDDDQHGLPKPPYTPLDVLSSPLADAREEIERTAPLTAPLEIPDRGPAQVVYRVVKDDAWLRNPGANYAGARPPESSASQAEQDRYQDLQGRPNVTFDSGDNVLLIDDWTAVIVAQRLTHATEGELAFVTTTGGDAIGWTATSNLHWFLADNDPGVDLAPAQTATLTAPDSFERQVATIYNRVGGLFEYLSDEFGIDVQVPMAFYRNEGGSCDLSARDDPMLRFENHVFWRKWGQANQVQYDQFFDHGTTVNWRNHRFCESGTCPPDSWELLHGDPVCGDAFQDLQYAALARAETLADRDTAIEAASVGYPQIMGGNHREIGYESASAMFDAFDASERAQVLALFDYLRQRELDGETGLELAALEATETRDDQYWADLSEMYNGETALPVVRASWPSGVPPNYASGLQVGFDAGTTVLANRGTATTTGFTLSASVGTGGTNNPDDVRALKQRLVDLGFDWLTVDTTADAALVAVINLVQSIKNGRNDVAGDGRVDVPGDTYDWLRATNAPHWQLMPLGGAGDGFFNFERNDPADTHDYGTDWMAETVTDAGAHYRDNYLNTNPDAALLTVNDVSLPHGGDTPDHAGHETGMACDLRLARTDGNTGGITWTSPTYDRDAMRAVLEAFGAQPLFSRALFNDTTLIAEGLCQQHAGHDDHVHIDIAPPTRSMP; encoded by the coding sequence ATGACAAACGGCACTCCCACGCTCGACCCCGACGAACCGACCCTCGCAGACCTCGTCTGGGAGGTGCTGTTCGACGGCATCCGCGGCGGTCTCCAACTGCTCGGAATCGAAAACGCGCTCGACCACATCCCCGCAGAACGAACCGCGTTCGAACCGGGCGACCGAACAACTGGGTCTGCGTCACTTGGCGACACCTCCGGCGTCATCGAACTCGACGCCCAGTTCGAAAATGCGGTTCCGTCGAATCTCCGATGGGCGCTCGACCTACCGTACCGGGTCGGTACGGCGGTTCTCGAAGCCGACCCGACCGACCTCACCATCGACCTCTACGCGGGCAAGCCGGGCCTCCACGAGTTCCGCCTCGAAGCGATTTCCGGCGACGACGTGATTCCGCGTGGCTTGGCGATCCTCTCCGTGCCGTGGTTTGCGAACGTGACGGTGACGCCGTCGTTCGACACGCTGGTGGCCGATACTGGGATGGACCGCGACCGGCTACTCCGGCGCACTCGAACGATTGCAGACCACCTCCTCAGGTTCGCAAACGTTCGAACCGTGTGGCAGGACCCACCGTTTTCTGAGACGCTCCCGCCGCAGTTTCGCCCGGCGTCGTCGAGTCCAACGACGGGAACGTTCCTCGTCACCGGTCGCACAGAACCGCAATCCGAACTGGAAGGTGCCGCTCGTGACGACCTGCTCACTATCGAGCTGAAAGGCTCACACACCGTCGAAGTTGGCGAACTGGCGAGCGGAGCGAGCCTCTATGTTGGCGACACCCCGCCACAGGAAGGCACGCCGTTCGAAACACTGCTCGATGAGGCGCTCGCGCGGCCTCGCTTCGAAGAGGAACTCACGGCGCGCTACCTCGGGGTCGAAATCGCAAACCACGTTCTGCTCGGCATGGGTATCTCACCAGCCGACGACCCGCTCGAACGGTTGCTTGGCGACCTCACGTCGCCCGACTTACACCTTGCTGATGACCGCCACATCATCGAGTGGCATCTATTCGGCGTCCTCATCCACGCACCGGAAGCGTTCCCACAGGAGGTGAGCTATCTCGACCGCGTCCGCACCGCGCGCGAACGAGACGGCCTCCCGCTCGACGACGACCAACACGGCCTGCCAAAACCGCCGTACACGCCACTCGACGTGCTTTCGTCGCCGCTCGCAGACGCCCGCGAGGAAATAGAACGCACCGCACCGCTCACCGCCCCGCTTGAGATACCAGATCGCGGCCCAGCGCAGGTCGTCTACCGGGTCGTGAAAGACGATGCGTGGCTCCGGAATCCGGGGGCAAACTACGCGGGTGCCCGGCCGCCCGAATCGTCCGCCTCGCAGGCCGAGCAAGACCGGTACCAAGACCTGCAAGGGCGGCCGAACGTCACCTTCGATTCAGGCGATAACGTGCTCCTCATCGACGACTGGACGGCAGTGATAGTCGCCCAACGCCTGACTCACGCCACCGAGGGCGAACTCGCCTTCGTCACGACGACGGGCGGCGACGCCATCGGATGGACTGCCACTTCGAATCTCCACTGGTTCTTGGCGGACAACGACCCCGGTGTCGACCTCGCCCCAGCACAGACAGCGACGCTCACCGCCCCAGATTCGTTTGAGCGACAGGTCGCCACGATTTACAACCGCGTCGGCGGGCTGTTCGAGTATCTGAGCGACGAGTTCGGCATCGACGTGCAGGTTCCGATGGCGTTCTACCGCAACGAGGGTGGCAGCTGTGACCTCTCAGCCCGCGATGACCCGATGCTCCGCTTCGAAAATCACGTCTTCTGGCGGAAGTGGGGACAGGCCAACCAAGTACAGTACGACCAGTTTTTCGACCACGGAACCACCGTGAACTGGCGTAATCACCGATTCTGTGAGTCAGGTACCTGCCCACCGGACAGCTGGGAACTGCTTCACGGCGACCCGGTCTGCGGGGATGCGTTCCAAGACCTCCAGTACGCTGCCCTCGCGCGTGCGGAGACGCTTGCCGACCGAGACACGGCCATCGAAGCGGCGAGCGTTGGGTACCCCCAGATTATGGGCGGCAATCATCGCGAAATCGGCTACGAATCTGCGAGCGCCATGTTCGACGCCTTCGACGCGAGCGAGCGCGCACAGGTGCTGGCGCTGTTCGACTATCTCCGCCAGCGTGAACTCGACGGCGAGACGGGCCTCGAACTCGCCGCGCTCGAAGCGACCGAGACGCGAGACGACCAGTACTGGGCGGACTTGAGCGAGATGTACAACGGCGAGACCGCCCTGCCGGTTGTCCGCGCAAGCTGGCCGTCTGGCGTCCCGCCGAACTATGCGAGTGGTTTGCAGGTAGGCTTCGACGCCGGGACGACGGTGCTCGCAAACCGTGGCACTGCGACCACGACGGGCTTCACCCTGAGCGCCAGCGTTGGCACCGGCGGAACGAACAACCCAGACGACGTGCGCGCGCTGAAACAGCGGCTCGTCGACCTCGGCTTCGACTGGCTCACGGTCGATACGACGGCCGATGCCGCCTTGGTAGCCGTCATCAACTTGGTGCAGTCCATCAAGAACGGGCGAAACGATGTCGCCGGAGACGGCCGGGTTGACGTGCCGGGTGACACCTACGACTGGCTGCGGGCGACGAACGCACCCCACTGGCAGTTGATGCCCCTCGGCGGTGCCGGTGACGGCTTTTTCAACTTCGAGCGAAACGACCCCGCAGACACCCACGACTACGGCACCGACTGGATGGCAGAGACGGTGACGGACGCAGGTGCCCACTACCGCGACAACTACCTGAACACGAACCCTGACGCGGCGCTGTTGACGGTCAACGACGTGAGCCTGCCACACGGCGGCGATACGCCCGACCACGCCGGCCACGAGACGGGCATGGCGTGCGACCTCCGGCTGGCCCGAACCGACGGGAACACCGGCGGAATCACGTGGACTTCACCCACCTACGACCGGGACGCGATGCGCGCCGTTTTGGAAGCGTTCGGCGCTCAACCGCTGTTCTCACGCGCGCTGTTCAACGATACCACGCTCATCGCTGAAGGCCTCTGTCAGCAACACGCCGGCCACGACGACCACGTCCACATCGACATCGCACCGCCAACGCGTAGTATGCCCTGA
- a CDS encoding rhomboid family intramembrane serine protease: MLVVSTLTWASVLVGLSGLFILAPPLLNPPWALVTSVYAHAGPGHLLSNAIIIVLAGSFVAWSTTRLRFHLFFITTGALAGVAEVLVGGVLGQPTAVLGASGAAFALVGYVIAGNPASAAALARLRVPPRVLLVVVAVVAGALTIAFSAPGSALIAHLTGAILGLVAGRFQVLRVPSQRR, encoded by the coding sequence ATGCTCGTCGTCTCGACGCTCACGTGGGCAAGCGTGCTCGTGGGGCTAAGCGGCCTGTTCATTCTCGCGCCCCCACTGTTGAACCCGCCGTGGGCGCTCGTTACGAGCGTTTACGCACACGCGGGGCCAGGCCACCTGCTGTCGAACGCAATCATCATCGTTCTCGCGGGCAGCTTCGTCGCCTGGTCTACGACCCGGCTCAGATTCCACCTCTTTTTCATCACCACTGGCGCGCTTGCGGGCGTTGCAGAGGTCTTGGTCGGTGGTGTTCTTGGCCAGCCCACGGCCGTGCTCGGCGCGAGTGGTGCGGCGTTCGCGCTCGTTGGGTACGTCATCGCGGGCAATCCTGCCTCCGCTGCCGCCCTCGCTCGACTTCGCGTCCCTCCGCGGGTGTTGTTGGTGGTCGTCGCCGTGGTGGCTGGCGCGCTCACCATCGCCTTCAGCGCCCCCGGCAGCGCGCTCATTGCCCATCTCACAGGTGCGATTTTGGGCTTGGTCGCCGGTCGATTCCAGGTGCTCCGTGTTCCGTCCCAACGTCGGTAA
- a CDS encoding IclR family transcriptional regulator, giving the protein MSTGVPVKTTKKSFEVIDQLVALEKASLNELTETLDMPKGTLHGHLKTLCELGMVINDRGTYRPSMRFLNYGTRIRNNNKLFQAARSELNQLSQETGEHATLIIEEQGRGVIYYIVEGNHPTKLITRAGIRTYLHTNACGKAILADMSRERVEQIIAEQGLPAQTNHTITDRERLFEELERVREQGYATNEDEALKGMKAVGASVQNTEDEVIGAVSVFGPARRIDNTRLTTELSQRIREAANVIEVNYNYE; this is encoded by the coding sequence ATGAGCACGGGAGTTCCGGTGAAGACGACAAAAAAGTCGTTCGAAGTCATAGACCAGTTGGTGGCACTCGAAAAAGCGTCGCTCAACGAGCTAACCGAAACCCTCGATATGCCAAAAGGAACGCTTCATGGCCACCTAAAGACGTTGTGTGAGCTTGGCATGGTCATCAACGACCGAGGAACGTATCGACCCTCGATGCGATTTTTAAACTACGGAACCCGCATACGGAACAACAACAAGCTGTTCCAAGCCGCGAGAAGCGAGTTGAATCAACTCTCGCAAGAGACCGGTGAGCACGCAACGCTCATCATCGAAGAACAAGGACGCGGCGTCATCTACTACATCGTCGAAGGGAATCATCCGACGAAACTCATCACGCGAGCGGGTATCAGAACGTACCTCCACACGAACGCCTGTGGGAAGGCAATCCTCGCCGACATGAGCCGCGAGCGCGTCGAACAAATCATCGCAGAACAGGGCTTGCCAGCCCAGACCAATCACACGATTACCGACCGCGAACGTCTCTTCGAGGAACTGGAGCGGGTTCGCGAACAGGGCTACGCGACGAACGAAGATGAGGCGCTCAAAGGAATGAAAGCCGTCGGCGCATCGGTGCAGAACACCGAAGACGAAGTCATCGGAGCCGTGTCGGTTTTCGGCCCGGCAAGACGCATCGACAACACCCGGCTCACGACGGAGCTGTCACAGCGCATTCGCGAAGCAGCGAACGTTATCGAAGTGAACTACAACTACGAGTGA
- a CDS encoding MaoC/PaaZ C-terminal domain-containing protein, whose product MASKYFEDFEQSHGESFESHGRTVTEADIVNFAGVGAEFHPLHMDAEFAAETHFGKRIAPAGLTISMALGLLSSIGLTDESGIGLYGFDRVRFPGPVFIDDTLTVVCTVGETESREKLDGGLVTLKIDVQKQTGDTVLAYDHKVLIQSKEA is encoded by the coding sequence ATGGCCTCAAAGTATTTCGAGGACTTCGAGCAGTCGCACGGAGAGTCGTTTGAATCCCACGGTCGGACGGTCACAGAAGCGGACATCGTGAACTTCGCAGGCGTCGGTGCGGAGTTTCATCCCCTGCACATGGATGCTGAGTTCGCGGCCGAGACGCACTTCGGGAAACGAATCGCCCCGGCTGGGTTGACCATCTCGATGGCGCTTGGATTGCTGTCTTCGATTGGGCTCACCGACGAGTCTGGAATTGGCCTCTATGGTTTCGACCGCGTTCGGTTCCCTGGCCCAGTGTTCATCGACGACACGCTCACGGTGGTCTGTACCGTTGGAGAGACAGAATCCAGAGAAAAACTCGACGGTGGGTTGGTGACGCTCAAAATCGACGTCCAGAAACAGACCGGCGATACAGTGCTTGCCTACGACCACAAAGTGCTCATCCAGTCGAAAGAAGCGTAA
- a CDS encoding ABC transporter substrate-binding protein, which translates to MKESNTTSTRATADASRPIRRRKFLKATGAGAITAAFAGCTGNGDGNGGGNGDGGNGGTDGGGGTTTGQTMSGPIKIGLLAPLRNISLGRSYEQAGLLLEKQINDGGGLLGADVEVIIKDSEYNASTAREKYRELILQDEVDVTFGIIGSESMQVIFDEIASNQQIFITSGTGDVEFSKRIHDDYDRYKYIFRSHQAGVTQGLNLARIHEKLAQDEGITSVALLQEDIQGYAANGEVFRANIPDGVSIEVDEKFAAGTEDYRPLLEQASRADVDFTWMWSSQTGATMINQWSRMQPNFGLGGVAISATDPNFGKNVEGAESFLGMIPGCVATYQPTELTTQFQEQHMEMFDELPPFYTGYTTYDAIWTWVQAVREAGTIEVDPVITALEENEFEGTQGVVDYLGPDEDADNDDPQFPHDPRYGEDYVIPPGYQWRTVDGEPTQVITWPPKFAEGSYEWPEWVSR; encoded by the coding sequence ATGAAAGAGTCAAATACAACTTCCACAAGGGCAACGGCAGACGCATCACGGCCGATTCGACGGCGAAAATTCCTCAAGGCGACAGGCGCCGGCGCCATCACAGCGGCGTTCGCCGGGTGTACCGGCAACGGCGATGGGAACGGAGGTGGCAACGGGGATGGTGGTAATGGTGGTACCGACGGAGGTGGCGGCACGACAACCGGACAGACGATGTCCGGGCCGATTAAAATCGGCTTGCTTGCACCGCTTCGCAACATCTCGCTTGGCCGGTCGTACGAACAAGCAGGGCTGTTGCTCGAAAAGCAAATCAACGACGGCGGTGGACTCCTCGGTGCTGATGTCGAAGTCATCATCAAGGATTCTGAGTACAACGCTTCGACCGCCCGTGAGAAGTATCGTGAGTTGATTCTGCAGGATGAAGTCGATGTAACCTTCGGCATCATCGGGTCTGAATCGATGCAAGTGATTTTCGACGAAATCGCAAGCAACCAACAAATCTTCATCACCAGCGGCACGGGTGACGTGGAGTTCTCAAAGCGCATCCACGACGACTACGACCGGTACAAGTACATCTTCCGCTCGCACCAGGCGGGCGTGACCCAAGGGCTGAACTTGGCCAGAATCCACGAAAAGCTCGCGCAGGACGAAGGCATCACGTCCGTTGCCCTCCTCCAAGAAGACATCCAGGGGTACGCCGCAAACGGTGAAGTGTTCCGCGCGAACATCCCCGACGGCGTCTCCATCGAGGTTGACGAGAAGTTCGCTGCAGGGACAGAAGACTACCGTCCGCTGCTCGAACAGGCAAGCCGGGCAGATGTGGACTTCACGTGGATGTGGTCGTCACAGACCGGAGCCACGATGATCAACCAGTGGTCGAGAATGCAGCCCAACTTCGGGCTTGGCGGTGTCGCAATCAGTGCGACCGACCCCAACTTCGGGAAAAACGTCGAGGGGGCAGAGTCGTTCTTAGGGATGATTCCGGGCTGTGTCGCCACCTACCAACCGACCGAACTGACGACGCAGTTCCAAGAACAACACATGGAGATGTTCGACGAACTCCCACCGTTCTACACCGGCTACACGACCTACGACGCGATTTGGACGTGGGTGCAGGCAGTGCGCGAAGCGGGGACCATCGAGGTAGACCCGGTCATCACTGCCCTCGAAGAAAACGAGTTCGAAGGCACCCAAGGTGTCGTAGACTACCTCGGCCCAGACGAGGACGCGGACAACGACGACCCACAGTTCCCCCACGACCCACGCTACGGAGAGGACTACGTCATTCCTCCGGGCTACCAGTGGCGGACAGTCGACGGCGAACCAACACAGGTCATCACGTGGCCGCCGAAATTCGCGGAAGGCAGTTACGAGTGGCCAGAATGGGTCAGTCGATAG